AAGCCTTCCTCCTCAGCATTCTGTTTCCTTTCTATGTATAGGTGGATGTCAACTTTGTGCTTCTTTAAGAGTATGGATTTTGTCAGACATAGTTCTTGCACAatcattttaactttttctgtatgtgcatttttcttttatataataatgatataGGTGTTTATGCTGAGAAATGTCAAATTGAGCTGTAATTGTGTCTGTGGATGTGTCTGGTCCACATGCATGAAAAGGCTAAAAGAGGAGTACTCTTTCTCTGTAGGTTGAGGTTGCTTTCAGTAGGAAAATTAATGATGAATTTAGGACAGAAATCACAATATATTATAAAGATGATTAAATCAAGTGGCTATATGGTAACATCATAACGCAGGCACCTGTCATCAGCTGTGGTTATTTACCTATGGTTTTTATTCTGGGATTGACTTATGTCAAAATTACTCTAGTTGCAGAAATTTAgcttttaagaaatatataattacCTTTACATGAGAGAAATCCTTGGGGAAGAGAGGATATAGATTTCATTATTTGTTGGATGTTACCAATGGTTcttacctatttatttatttgtttgtttgtttgttttggtgagCTAGCATGGCCAAACATGCAAAAAGCACTTGTACGTTTACATCAAaagatataaagattaaaattttcaatatgttttttatctttttgagGGCAACAAAAAATCATTAGAGGCTATTTGCTACGTGTTTATTGTTCGTCCTCTTTCAGCCTGATTGCTTGATTGGAACAATTGTTTGCTACTTCAAGAGATTAAGTGGGAAGACTGGTTGATTGGTTACCTCCTTGGTGGGTTTAGTAAAGTCATTTTGATAGTTGTTGTTTGGTAACCAAGGACAGTTTGCCTCTTATAGAGATCATTGTGGTATAATGTTAAAGACTTATTTTAAGCTGGCCGGGGAGGGTTTTGCTAGTGAGGTATAGTTACAAGCTTTGTTGGAGGGTTTACTGCAAGGCAAGCCTTGTGTCTTTCTAATCTAAGCTAGAGGGAGATTTTGTTGTGGTTATTTCTTGAGTGTCTAACTAGGAGATAAACTCATGGAAGTTCAATAGTTGGcttcacaaaaaatataaatattgctAGAAAGTTGGGATGCTCTTTCTCTGGGGTTCCAAAGTTAGCTAATCAAGCTTTGGTTAGCCAAGCAAGGAGCAAAGCAGCTGGTTGCTTTAGTTGGTGACCTTTTGCCTCCCTGAGTGCAGAGGGCAGTTTTAGCATGAGTATATTGCCTTTTCAGACTTCAGTTTGTgcatattgttttgtttttttgtgaaATAGTACACTTTTCTACTTATCTTGgtcaatataaaatttttcttgtaactcatttatacatatatgatatataatattaattctTGAGGCTGATGAAGACGGGCTCGTAATTTGTTCAAATTAAAGACTAGCAATTGCAGAGATTTTCCAAATATGCTACTTTATTTCTCCACTGGGACAGAAAAAGGATCTCTAATCTGTTTGTGATGAATTTTCCTGAAAACCTTTCCTAGATGGACTATTTTTCTTATATGATAATGTTTACCATCATATATCCATTGCaaatttttagtaaatattgttctgtttctttttatttatttttttgagaaggatatatttttacttaactTGGCTTAACATCCATTAGGTTTAAATACCTTCAGGTTCCTGAATCTTCAAAAAGATTGGTCTCCATATGCTCCTTGGACAAGGGAGGTAATATCTGCCTGAGAATAGGGGTTAAGGAAGATGATCTTGTAGTATTACTTCTTAATGCAGCAATAACTCTCATTAATACTTATGACATTGACCAACTAGAGAACATGCCAAGGAAGCTGTCTGAAGCTTTCTCCGTCTATTTGAAAGAGCTTTGGGTAAAAGTACATAATCAAATGTTACTTCGAAACACTGTGAAATTTGGCCAAGATGAGCATTTTAATTTAAGCAGCATCAGAACAAATAATCTGGCAGAAAGCATCTTTAGGCTCTCCATTAATGCTGGTCACCTTACAACACCTTTCCCATTTGAGGTGGTTAAAAAAAGCATCTTTGGTACAAGGGAATctagttttgaaaatttcatattaaaCCACTGGGAGGTATCGCCTTTACTCGTAAGGAGCCTCTCAAAGGGTTTAAATGAGCAGGATGATGTTTTCAGTTCATTTATACAGTatcttaacttaaaaaaaactgTTTCTTCCTTTGTTTTGCCTCTCCTTCAAGGTCTGGTTTCCTGTTTGCCAATTGATTCAGATGAGTTAAACATCCTTAATTTTCTAAAGACGGTGAGGAATGAATTGGGTTGTCTTATAATCTACGGGCAAGACATAAGGGTTCTAAGAACGATGGGGCATTTGAAAGAGGAGGTGCATTTCTTTCAGGAGAGTTCAGAGCCATGCATCAAGGCtcctcattttttatatattgatgatattttgaaatgtgAAGATGCATATAATAAGGGTTATACAATTGCGTTACGTGGAATGGAGTTCCGGTTTGAGAGTATTGCTGCTATTGCAGATGGGTTAGCATCTCTGTTTGGTCAACCATCAGTAGGTGTCAATTTATATTTGACACCTCCTGATTCTCAGGGTTTGGCTCGCCATTATGATGACCACTGTGTGTTTGTATGCCAACTTTTTGGTACTAAGCAGTGGACGATTGTTTCTCAGCCGATTGTTTCATTACCTCGTCTGTATGAACCTCTTGATAGCTTACACAGTTCAAAGATTGGGAATTCAATGGCTGGGCGCACACAGTTTTTGTTGAGGGAAggtgatattttatatattccaagaggtttTCCTCATGAGGCATGTACTGTTGCTGAAAGTGGTGGCCCTGATGAGACAACTGGGTTCTCTTTGCATCTGACACTTGCTATTGAGGTTGAGCCTCCATTTGAGTAAGTACCATTTGCATTAGTTTTCACTTGGTTCTGCTGAATGGAATGATGTTTATGACTCATTTTTTGTGCTCATGTGAAAGAGTATGGCTAGTAGgctttattttattgtttaatttcaatattttattttatgaccATATGCTTTTGGGGTAAATTTTGGATGAAATTTTGCCAAGTTGAAATTTTGGTAATCTATGTAAATCCATGTGCcatccctaaaaaaaaatgtcaccaGAAATGAAGTTCAGAAGTCCTGATGCTGAATAAATGATAAACATTACGATAATTAAAACTGTTACTTTCACTTTAATTAGTAATGTTTTTAGCCGTATTATTTATAATCCAATCTTCAGTTTCGTCAATATTTCAATAGGATCAGGATTGTCCATTCATTTACTTAGCCTATACCTACATTCTAACTTCTCTTAGATAATATCTAATTTAACCACCATTCTCTATAGAGCTTTCTTGCCTCCTATTTACCTTAAAATACAATAGGTGAAGAGTCATTTGATGAATAATCATCTGAATAGTTTGTGCCTTGCTAAAATAAGCATATAGATCCAATAAGTAAAATTATTAACTAATAGCAAGAGGTGAAACAATGTATAACAACTTATCCAAGAAATATTAAGTATTGGGAAGGACTAATTAATTTATGGGTTACAATGGTGCCCTCAGAACTATGACCCTTGTCCTAGTTTGGtccttgaacaaaaaaaaaaaaaagtgtcataACAACCCCAACTCCCCCCTTCCCTCCCTGGATATGCATCTACAGTTCTTTCATCAGTCTAATGTGAAGTCAATGGATGGATATGTACACGTGGCTTTCTCTTGATCACATGTACTTAAATTTTCTCCTCTTCTCTCTTCTGCAACCCAAATTCTCTCGCCCCCTCTTCCCTCCTCTCCACCTTTCTAATCCCTTATCTCTCCATAATTCTTGAAAATTTCCTCAAGAAACATAATTCCTGAGAAACAAACATTTTGTTGGTTGCTCAATGCATCGAGGCACCAGGTTTTCAATTGCCCTCATGGCTGACTAGGGACATGAAAAACAAAACTCCAAATAAAACGAACAAATAGAAACCCATTAGCTCTACTCTTCATCCCAAAAATGGAAAGACGAGAATTTAGTGAACTAGAAGCTGGCAAGGAGGGATGGCTTGTCAAAACCTTAGCCTTGTTTGCGCCTTGGACATCCATTCTCAGGTCTTGCCTATTGATCCTTGGTTAGTCCAACTATGGCAATCCTTACAATTCTCAGTTCAAGATCAGACATAGTTTTCTCAGATTAAGGCCAAATGGATTACTGTTGTTGagtagtttgtttttttaatgagatTTGGCTTCTCACAGATGGGACTTCTAGTGAGTATTTGATGTTTTATTCATTGGGTGTTGATTTAATTCGAAAGCTGTGCGAATTGGGTGGGTTctgtattttccttttttttttttgggtgtgtGTTTTTGCTTTGTAAGAAAGGGTGGGAAAAGGGaagaatttggaattttgaaggtgGGTTTGATAGTGGAGCTTCAGATTTGGATTTAATTTGTGGGGGGTATTTTATGctattttttgtttggttagaAATGTAAATTGATGATGGGTTCATGGGTATTTGGGAtatgattttgttatttttgtttgttgtttgtttggttttggaGAAAAGTTTGGACTAGAGAAAACTGAAAATTTGAATTGCAGTTGCAAATTAGGTTTCTTTGATGCTCCGCTTGGTTGAAAAGAGAAtgcaagaaaaataattaattgggAGAGAGATCAAAGTTTGGGGGCACTATTCCcttaatttataatatcaacAATATTTTGCTGGTATTACTAGATATGGAGGGTTTCACAATACAAAATGATTAATCATAGATGATTTATCTTttgttcaaaatatttttgatatttCAGTGGTATGTTGAGATTTTCTGCATTTTCATGGCTTCTTCTAACAAcctttttgaaataaattcatgAAATATCTCCGCTATATCATTGAAAATTCCACAATTCCTCTCCATGTTGTTGTATTGATTTGTTTTATGTTTCTCTTCCTATACCTCATGTACAATTATTTacattttaagaaatgaaaattttaggatACTTCAGCATTCAAAAATATGGTTCATCAATATAAAACTTGTACGTATGCTTGTGAATGCACACAGTTTTGACCCTACATGCTATGCATCTATCCTTGTCATCTATGACACTTTTGATATTGTTTTCACTCCAAATAATGCATTGTCATGTGCCTCAACAATTTCTGAAgcttcatttcaaaattttatattttggctGTGATTTCTGTtgtatctttgaaaaactccaTCACTGATATTTAGAGCTAGTTATATATTTAGACAGTCAATATTTTGATCCTTAGTTATTAGTAATAGAATTGTGTGATACAAGATGTGTGATACAATacatttcacattaaaaatgttaatatgtACCACATCTtggctgttttttttttatcaaacacaTCTTGACTATGTTGTGCAATACAAACACTAAATACAATAGAATGCTCCTTATGAAGTTGAGCAATTTGTGGTGGTTTTGAaggaaaatcaattttaattttttttcttctaaaagaaGACCAATATGTTATTGtgtagaaggaaaaagaaattatttgggGCTCTTTTTCACATTGTTTCCTCTCCTCTTAGAGAAAGAATACACTTCCCTCTCTATGATGCTTTAGAAATGaagtattattatttaaaaaataagtaaaaataaatagagaatgtgtaatttttttttacagttTGTTTAATGTGGAGCTGCCATGGAGTTGTCGGTAGTGTATGCAGAGGTGAATTGTCAAGATAACAACTTGACTTTATAGCAGTGTCACAGTCCTTCATAATGAGGTGATATGACTGGGCCAGGATAATCAGCTTGAGAGATGAATTGTCAAGATAACAACTTGACTTTATAGCAGTGTTGTAGTCCATCATAATGAGGTGACCCGACTAGGCCAGGAAAATCAGCTTGAGTGGTGAATGTGACAGCTGAGGGAGGGATGCTCAAGGGAAGCAATAGCTGCTTAGTAATATGTTGTTCTTTAGACTATTTTTTAAGTCTCTAGTGTTCCTGGTTTCAAGAGTCATGAAAAGCTTTCTGGTTCGTCTTGGTTTTGGAATAGTTCTTTAGATTTTTCAGGGTTCTCAATAGAGGCTCTGGATctcttttattaataatttcacTTGAGGTTTCCCAAAAGACTCAAAGGTTTTCATACTCTTTACCTGAAGTAAGTTTATTTATAGAGAAGATGGATATATCTTTCAGGATTGGTAATTACCTTTATGATGGAATATTGCCTCAAAATTCATAGGTGACTAATGGGTACACAAAACATGTCGAAGTTACAATTTGTAACATTGGGCACATGTGACAATGTGATTCATTCTTTAATTCCCCTTGCAAGATAGTGGCTTGCTACAGTTATGAGATACAATAAGCAACTAATTAGGTTAGCCCTTGCTTAGGGCCTTGCATTGCATCCAGGTGGTTTCACGCATCAGGGTGCATAAAAGATAAGGAAGTTTTTAACCATTTAACTAAATATTTCATGCATAAAGTAAGCCACAGTGCCCCACTTCAGTAGGTTTTGTTGGTCAAATTTGCCCAggcatttttttatgttatatgtTTGTTTCCCCTTGCAATGTGTCACCTAACCATTGGCACATTTCACATACTCAATGGCACATGGTTGTGTACTGGCTTAACTATTACTGATAAGAAAAAGTTGGCTAACTATTAGTGTATTGCCTTATTATTGGCCTTGCAACATCACCAAAGATGAAACTTTACAAACTTGGATTTTGTAAGTTGGAAATTGGAACCTAAATTCCATGCCTTTGAATGAGCTAAGCCTTTTGGTGTGATCATATCTGCTAAAGAAAACCAAGGTAGGTAATTTCAATTGCTTCAGACTTGTGTTACGGATAATGACACATGTTTGTGTCTAGATAGAGTTGGTTAAAAAACTTGTGTACTTAAATAACTTGTTAGTTCATGTTACACATGCCCCCCCTAGTTGGTTAAAAAACTTGTGTACTTAAATAACCTGTTAATTCATGTTACACACATTGTTTATCTTCCAGAGCATATTTCATGTAAGGAAAAAAGATTATTTGACATTTGATTTTCACTGACATGAAGATTTCTTGTCATGGATTTCATTTTCTAggttcttgatttttttttttttttcatttttcatttttttttataggattttccgtatatctaattttttttgtatcatgTGTATTCATTGAAGATTATATGCATTGTGATCTCTGTGGAAATACATGTTTAGGTACTTGGTACTTTATTCTACTTTGAAACAACTATggtattaagttgttttattgagaCAAAATGACTGCAGAGGTTTTAAAGAGTATTTTATCTAGGTATTTTTCCTTCAATAgataaacaatatataaaatttccCTTATTTAATATGTTCTTGTGGGTCGTTCTTGATGGTGCACTGTGCACTTGTTATGCAAAATGACCAATCAATGAGATACTGTATATAGGTCAAGTCCTACTTAATGCATCACTATCAAGTCAGATCCAAACTGCTCCCTTTGACTGATAAGTGCTGCATGGGCCATTTCtccattaaaaatgaaaacttgaTGTTTCATTTGTATGATAATTCAGTGTATGGGGTTTGTATCTCTGTAACACATGGGAGTGGCCCATGAATTGCAACCTAAATGGATAACAAAATGAGCCACCTATAACATCAAGATGTCTTTTGACATTTTATAATGTTAAACCTTTATATTACCTAGACTCCTTCTCCCTACCTCTATTCTACTGTTCATGCAGGGATAAAAGCACATCATGCATTATCGTCAGATATTGTATGTCATGTTGTGGTCAAAATTATGGATGTGAAAAATTGTTATTGCTGGTATTCTTGAAAAAGATTTCATAGTTTTCAACCTTAGGCCATTTGCCATTAAGATCGTACATCTctcaaatctctctctctctctctctctctgcgtGCATGTGTCTGTTTTTGTGGATGTGTATGACTTCCAAATATGGATGTGCATATATTTCATTTCAagacttttttttcttgaattatgCATAGGACCTTGCTATATAGCTTGCAGAAATTTCTAAGTTGATTGGACTAAGTTTGTCTTAAAAATTAAGAAGTTCAATGCATGTGGACTGACCCATTTTGTTACtaaattatatatgatatggACAGGTGTGTCTGTCAGACATGGCCACAAGGTTCTGGACCCAATGTCTCTGGAAAAGATTACTTGTGGACATGTCGCTAAATCTTTCGTACAAATGATGGCACacattttaatcattatacaaaaaatatgagcACATAATGGTTAACTGTAAGTAGATTGGTTGAAATCATTCAAATTGTGGGGTACCACATTTGGATATAAAGGtaaagttatttgaaaatatcaaaataataataaattttgtagGTCTCCTAATAATAAATCCATTTGCATCTAAAAAGATGGTTATTGCAAGTGAAATTAATCTTTCATTGTGCTTAACACAGTATTATGTGTGTATAATCTCGGATGTTTCAGAAGTTGTAGTGGTCATGATTTATCAAATTCACCTATATATGTCAAGACAGTACATTTTGGTTTTGGGGTCAATTTCAAACATGGTTGAGCTTGGAACGTAATCCTGAAATGCAAAATTTTGCAATTTTAGTGAAATACTGCAGTGTATCTGAAAGTAGAAATCAGTTGGAATCtgaaatatcaattattttgaaGTGGTTagaaatcaaaatgaaatgtcttagatttctttttgtttaaatttaaaaccctGATGAACTTTAAAACCTGTACCATGTTAGAAGGCTTAAATTCTCACATAGTCATGGCATATTTTAAACAGGTGGGAGGGATTTGCTCATGTTGCACTCCATTGTTGGAACCAGAGCTCGAAATCAATCCACTACACTTCTGTTGATCCTTTGTCTGAAATTCTTAGTGTTATGTCTGTGAACTTGTTACACATTGCGATCAGGCTGATTGGTGATTCTGATCCAACCTTTCGGAAGGCTTGCTTGGTTGCTGCAATTACCTTGCCATCAGATTCCAAATGCTGGCTTGGTTTGAACCAGAGAACCATTTTTATCTATATAATTGATAAGATTTGTAGTGAATCAGGATTCTTGGAAGCCCTCAGGGTCGTAGAAGTTGCTATTCAGAAAAATGAAGATCCCTTTCAACGGTTGAGATGGCTCCAGCTTCTCAATTGGGAGGCAGAAATGATTGAAGAGCATGGTGGGGATTTTCCTTCAGTAGGATTTGAAAAGTTGAGCTCTTTATTTAATCAACACAGAGACAAGGCAGAAGTTGCTTTCATGAACGTGAAGTCCAAATTCTGTTGTGAGGTGGCATTTGAGGATGTAATAGACAGCTATGGGATGGTGCTTGAGAAGTACAAAAAGACCAGAAAGCAATATATGAATGGGATGCTTTCACTACACTGTAAATGACAATGGTTGTGAAGATCCTTTTTTTTGgattacctttttattttttatcattctacATTTTTCCTTTTACCTTTTCCAATAGACAGGTCTTTGTGGGCAGGGATAGACCCTGTTGTATTCAGCATGATGAGATCTGCCATGAGTCACCCAAGGTAGCTACTCCAAAGGGGCAGCCAGTGCTGTGGCAAAGGTTGAGTTCCATAAGATATTCCTCTTCAAAAAAAGCTGTGACAGGTATGTCTATTCTCCTTGCTGAGACCTGTAGTTCTTCaagcttcatttttatgtttctctTATTATTCTTCTTGTTGCTATTAGGTTGGGTCTATTTCCACCTCATTGTTTGCTTTGTATGCCATTACGTGATACAATATGTCTcataaaaccaataaaaaatgcATCTACAGAAGTGGAGAAAAAGTAAACTCTCTTTTATGATTGCTATTGTTGCTGGCAAAAGTTTGGGTTGTGAAGTGAAACCCAGAGAGGAAATTAAGATTGCCGTGAAATTTGAAGCAAAGTATTTCCATCCAAAATATTACTATATGTTATTACATTGTTGTATCTATCGATTAGAAATACCAGACATGTATGAATAAACTCTTCTGTAGGGAAAGCTTATAAAGCATCCTAGGGTTTGGGGTGTTTGGGAGTTGGAGTTGGATGAGTCATAACTCCATGATAATCGATGTGGTAAACAatctcttctaaattcttgcTGCTGCTCCTGTGTTCTACTGCAATGGAATCTTCTTGCATTGTAGATGGCTTCATTTCGTCATCAACATCCTGCATTTATCACGCAGCCATATTCAAGAGTtcttaaatgagttaaataacAGATCAAGCTCAGTTCTGTAACTGAGAaggtagaaaaaagaaaagaacttgAAACTTTGAGTCTTAGACTTCTCATTGTTTAACATCCCAGGAAAACAAAAACCTCTCCAGTAGAGCCTCACAGTTATATCGCTCAGTTGAGTTAGGTTTTCTCATTCTTCCTTTTGGGAGGAAACTGAAACAACATAAAATGCGAGAATCAAaggcttttgttttttcttttccctcagTTTTCTCAGCAAACAGGGGGAAGGTAAGTAAAAAATGGCCAAAAACAGCCTATGGGGGAGTGATCCAAAGTAGTAGTAATTGAGAGGCAGGGAAGGTTAGAGAAGGGATGGATGAGCTAGAGATTTGTTTCATTTTCACAAACTCACCTGGATCTCTTGGTATTCATTTTTCCGGTTGGAGAATGACATGCTCAATTCTCTCACGTGTCTCCTTCCTGGAAGAAAAttcaaagaagatgaagaagttGAAGCAATGGAAGAATGTTGGTGGAGGAGATAAAAAGCAGTTGTAAGGAGACAGAGCAAAAGAATACGTGAGGATTTCATTATCATATGGATGAACGAAAGCAATGTGTTGttgggaaagaaaaaggaagtgAAGGTCAAATAAATAGATGAGCATGGGGAGGCAGTGGAAGAGGGAAAGTGAATTATTGATTGATGGATTGGGAAAACATGTCCCGGCCCATGCCTATGATTCTGGTGTCAATATAAATGAGAGAGACCCAGGAAGAGCTGTCCCTACACCTCTTTCTCCTTTGGTTACAGTTTGGGGGCAggtggaagaaaagaaatggatTCACGTGCGTGTTCCATGCCAAACAAAACCGCTCACGGTTCATGCAATAATCCATGTTTTGTCATCTTCAACAAGGACCTAAATGTTGTTGTGTCACCCTCATTGTTCTCTTATGTCAATCTTTGGCTCATTCTCTCACTCAATATGTAGTTGCTGCAGgctgtattttttattttttttcttttcctttttcttaccCTAGAGCTTGCAACGTGGTTTTCTAGATTTCATTGTGCATATGAATTATCATGTTGGGAACCGATTGTAGATTTGGAGATAGTGTTTAGAAATTTTAGTTATGGCAGTTGTGCTTGAAGAGAGTTAAATGAAATGTTAcctaggttatgtttggttccaaagtaccaaggaaaaaaatggtaatttttttttttttttttttttttgtgtttggttgtatcatgaaaaatacaaaaaggaaaaagaaaatataattaaaattatttaataacttatacattttcaaattaaataaatttaaatgagtttgaatagtttgttaattttaaatctattttttcattttttctctttattttttttctttgcatttttcttcaaattttatgaggACCAAAAGCTTATAAACCCCTTTCAATCTATTGTAATATCTATATTCCTCACTTTTAAAGACCCAAAAGATTTTGCATAAATTGCATGCTTTGGGAGTTTCCATTCTTGTCCTCTAGAGATGTTCCCGCTTGATAGTCTTGTAGAAAAAATGAAGACACCCCAAGAAATTTGACCAGGCTGATCTCCCAGGATATTGATGATTTTCACATCAGTTTCACAGTTTGGATTGTTTTTGGAAGGAAACTTAGTTTTTACGGTGGATATTGGTTTCAAGGCAAAGTGGGTTCACCCTAGTGAACAATCTTGATGGAGAAATCTTGGTGTAGATGGGTAGTGTTGAAAAGGTTTATTAGGGTGTTTTTTGGGGCTTCACTACTGAGGCATCAGGCATGGCCTGTAACAGTAGCAGTGACAGTGGAGGCAGTGATGTATGTGAGTCACATGGTGTCTCTGTACTTGCCCAATGGCCATGGCTCCCTACCCACAAGGACAAGCGACTGAAACTGGTGGGGAATCCTCCATAGCCCACTACATTTCTGAAATGAAGAGGTAGAAGCCATTCAAGTACAGTCCCCCGCCCACACCAGGGTCCAGAATAGGTCCCATTTGTAGAAAAATTGGACCAAATCTTTACCAGGGGATTTGCATATTTTACttgcatatattatttttaagtaga
Above is a window of Vitis vinifera cultivar Pinot Noir 40024 chromosome 11, ASM3070453v1 DNA encoding:
- the LOC100852762 gene encoding uncharacterized protein LOC100852762 translates to MENRGRKKRRLQRTKSNREWCSSSLDANTIFALMLAAICNSNEPYSESVIKRCLNSLHLSLIPNSQNAAFGLHQTLPIPILSLLPILLNSKCDEIVSRSTEIAGAASIFSFEMNEQIALDGEIVKGLILAVGASNKMVSVAACNAVLDLSTTSIGRERLLEFSALEHLMFKYLQVPESSKRLVSICSLDKGGNICLRIGVKEDDLVVLLLNAAITLINTYDIDQLENMPRKLSEAFSVYLKELWVKVHNQMLLRNTVKFGQDEHFNLSSIRTNNLAESIFRLSINAGHLTTPFPFEVVKKSIFGTRESSFENFILNHWEVSPLLVRSLSKGLNEQDDVFSSFIQYLNLKKTVSSFVLPLLQGLVSCLPIDSDELNILNFLKTVRNELGCLIIYGQDIRVLRTMGHLKEEVHFFQESSEPCIKAPHFLYIDDILKCEDAYNKGYTIALRGMEFRFESIAAIADGLASLFGQPSVGVNLYLTPPDSQGLARHYDDHCVFVCQLFGTKQWTIVSQPIVSLPRLYEPLDSLHSSKIGNSMAGRTQFLLREGDILYIPRGFPHEACTVAESGGPDETTGFSLHLTLAIEVEPPFEWEGFAHVALHCWNQSSKSIHYTSVDPLSEILSVMSVNLLHIAIRLIGDSDPTFRKACLVAAITLPSDSKCWLGLNQRTIFIYIIDKICSESGFLEALRVVEVAIQKNEDPFQRLRWLQLLNWEAEMIEEHGGDFPSVGFEKLSSLFNQHRDKAEVAFMNVKSKFCCEVAFEDVIDSYGMVLEKYKKTRKQYMNGMLSLHCK
- the LOC100852603 gene encoding uncharacterized protein LOC100852603; this encodes MIMKSSRILLLCLLTTAFYLLHQHSSIASTSSSSLNFLPGRRHVRELSMSFSNRKNEYQEIQDVDDEMKPSTMQEDSIAVEHRSSSKNLEEIVYHIDYHGVMTHPTPTPKHPKP